A window of Candidatus Pantoea floridensis contains these coding sequences:
- a CDS encoding glutamate synthase-related protein, with the protein MSTQKPNPYGLYDPSAGSDSCGVGFITRKDGEQTHEILQMAHSALCTVPHRGGMSAEGVGDGAGVNVDLSLNFFRKVTGLALEAARFGVGNFFVPKDAELRANAERLVEETLAAHNFPVLVKRDMPLDGSVTRPAALQFQLPIVQWVFAAPQEVTDQLEFERQIYRALLDIEARAFTESEFGGLYPLSLSSRTQVFKARLNSNEVIPYFKDLTDADHQVRGLFFHTRFSTNTDPHTTMAQPFRLMAHNGELNTDRKNRIAEAALMLARGKKIVRPKGQSDSSRLDQSIHSRLMEDNLDLINAVVSMMPPAWENDTSLSNEVRAMLEYFSLYEEKNDGPAALIFGNGEVIGARLDRLGLRPLRSVETAEYIGAMSEAGQIAFPPESVLRRGRIEAGGMLYYDHKEKRSYTTVEALEKLAAEKDYLSLLSKARVDLADLPEIQAEQLGSPLRYRGDLQTYQRFVAYYYNQESFKFMMDPMLQTGAEKISAMGYGNAINGLSDHEGGMAHYFSQRFAQVTNPPLDSIREADGMTLRVALGAKPHLGRSKGQQIIVPTPILTHLDMLRLREQTVAPYARFEMLYEPVVGKDIVSRAANANALEKAIDDLAQQVVDFARQQGGIAVITDRHISSTHAAIPMLLMVSAINQRLVQEGLRLDVSLVVESGQSISSHHIAATLGFGASAVYPLGVQMRAEEKFGEGEEGNKAFKRYAKAAEKALMKTMGKVGLCTVESYSCGEFFEPNFLNTDDPVLKKYFPNIKTPVGGAGFPAIAQMAVDWHQSALKIQGEAEVPLLGLFKERAEGAGHSYGTIAVRTFIDMTEQPIRFANKEREEDNFIRLMTLAKLDNAFNIKAEAFKDSSFERIPNDVIDNFAITPDYRQFSSLMHAERKRRPAALRDILALPCDLTHVDSEAEFGRKLGRYSLVNNGFATRGLKCEAVNGSLNQFELRLIDAIAGLKPENERLEALSRALKTRFSDDIESSNVADGVLHITAYGKAADYLSLIFTALPSLPLEEIQPAHEITRTFASGAMSHGALVAPAHEAVAHGTNMVGGMSNCGEGGEHYSRHGTIRASRIKQLASGRFGVWAAYLADPMLEELEIKIGQGAKPGEGGQLPAPKVTVEIAAARGGTPGVELVSPPPHHDTYSIEDLAQLIHDCKAARVRVIVKLVSSEGIGTIAVGVAKAGADVINVAGNTGGTGAASVTSLKYTGRVAEIGIAEVHQALCANGLRDKVQLRCSGAQQTGSDVIKSALLGGDSFEFGTTALMMLKCVMAKNCNVKCPAGLTTNAEAFDGDPRQLAQYFINVAQEVREFLARLGLRSLREARGRSDLLHLMDHPLEVGKLDLRAMLTVVPEQKIAKPVYLEKDFELDDGWVNELKTQLVGEASREIALGAGITLNNRNKSVGGQLAIDIERMLNHELTKEQLAALPAVLKDDRGRHYLAPATVLINTSGSAGQSFGAFCNDGMQLKHYGTCNDGVGKGQCGGELVVMSPGGGAQDSDGNVLIGNFALFGATGGRLFVQGQAGDRFAVRNSGATAVVEGVGDFCCEYMTNGAILNLGTFGKGFGNGMSGGFAYQYDPYGSLAAHAAGDSVLFGSIADEDEMAQVHKQAVLTMLNWHLEATQSPRAAWLLENWETECHHFVYVMPRSLLLYQDGTEILKAKSRKDLLEELSTSLAAHQVAKFKSAWRDGKTIANGAVPAYGATDTLEMFVLLNNYTVLSLAQQLALGKLPKGTAVEDPAVEKAVRNLLMTEDFALISKLQRHARSAIESYSDDELASLIAAKRMADYKAALTQRNIRSMDSLATYGWIIYQDACNREVLGHLPDFEELFARAALPEIAAAVGKLS; encoded by the coding sequence ATGTCCACGCAAAAACCGAATCCCTATGGTTTGTATGATCCATCAGCCGGAAGTGATAGCTGTGGTGTAGGTTTCATTACCCGTAAGGACGGCGAGCAGACCCATGAGATCCTGCAGATGGCCCATAGCGCGCTGTGCACGGTACCGCACCGTGGCGGCATGTCCGCCGAAGGCGTGGGCGATGGCGCTGGCGTTAACGTCGATCTCTCCCTGAACTTCTTCCGCAAGGTCACAGGTCTGGCGCTGGAAGCTGCCCGTTTTGGCGTGGGTAACTTCTTTGTGCCCAAAGACGCGGAACTGCGCGCTAACGCTGAACGTCTGGTAGAAGAAACGCTGGCGGCACACAACTTCCCGGTATTAGTGAAACGCGATATGCCGCTGGACGGCAGTGTGACGCGCCCGGCTGCCCTGCAATTCCAGCTGCCGATTGTACAATGGGTTTTTGCTGCGCCGCAGGAAGTGACTGACCAACTGGAATTCGAGCGCCAGATTTATCGCGCGCTGCTGGATATCGAAGCGCGCGCCTTTACCGAAAGCGAATTCGGCGGCCTTTATCCGCTGTCGCTCTCCTCGCGCACCCAGGTATTTAAAGCCCGCCTGAACTCCAACGAAGTGATTCCTTACTTCAAAGATTTAACCGATGCCGACCATCAGGTGCGCGGGTTGTTCTTCCATACCCGCTTCTCCACCAACACCGATCCGCATACCACCATGGCGCAACCGTTCCGCTTGATGGCGCACAACGGCGAACTGAATACCGATCGCAAAAACCGTATTGCCGAAGCGGCACTGATGCTGGCGCGTGGAAAGAAAATTGTGCGCCCTAAAGGTCAGTCCGACAGCTCACGTCTGGACCAGAGCATTCACAGCCGCTTGATGGAAGATAACCTCGACCTGATCAACGCCGTTGTTTCCATGATGCCACCGGCCTGGGAGAACGATACGTCGCTCTCAAATGAAGTACGCGCCATGCTTGAGTACTTCTCATTATATGAAGAGAAAAACGATGGCCCGGCCGCGCTGATCTTTGGTAATGGTGAAGTGATTGGTGCCCGTCTTGACCGTCTCGGTCTACGTCCGCTGCGTTCCGTTGAAACGGCGGAATATATCGGAGCCATGTCGGAAGCGGGCCAGATCGCCTTCCCTCCGGAAAGCGTGCTGCGTCGCGGCCGTATCGAAGCGGGCGGTATGCTCTATTACGATCACAAAGAGAAACGCTCTTACACCACCGTGGAAGCGCTGGAAAAACTGGCGGCGGAGAAGGATTACCTGTCGCTGCTGAGTAAAGCGCGTGTCGACCTCGCCGATCTGCCAGAAATTCAGGCTGAGCAGCTCGGCTCTCCGCTGCGTTATCGTGGTGACCTGCAAACCTATCAGCGTTTTGTGGCCTACTACTACAACCAGGAAAGCTTCAAATTCATGATGGACCCGATGCTGCAAACCGGCGCTGAGAAGATCTCAGCGATGGGTTACGGCAACGCCATCAACGGCCTGTCCGACCACGAAGGCGGCATGGCGCACTACTTCTCGCAACGCTTTGCCCAGGTCACTAACCCGCCGCTTGACTCCATCCGTGAAGCGGACGGCATGACGCTGCGCGTTGCCCTGGGTGCGAAACCGCACCTGGGTCGCAGCAAGGGCCAGCAAATCATCGTACCAACACCAATTTTGACGCACCTCGACATGCTGCGCCTGCGCGAACAAACCGTCGCGCCTTATGCGCGCTTCGAGATGCTGTACGAGCCAGTCGTCGGCAAAGATATCGTCAGCCGCGCAGCTAATGCCAACGCGCTGGAAAAAGCCATTGATGACTTAGCGCAGCAGGTTGTTGATTTCGCACGCCAGCAAGGTGGTATCGCGGTAATTACCGACCGCCACATCTCCTCAACCCACGCGGCGATCCCGATGCTGCTGATGGTATCGGCGATTAACCAGCGTTTGGTGCAGGAAGGTCTGCGTCTGGATGTATCGCTGGTAGTAGAAAGCGGCCAGAGCATCTCTTCGCACCATATCGCGGCAACGCTGGGCTTCGGCGCTTCTGCCGTTTACCCACTCGGCGTGCAGATGCGTGCGGAAGAGAAATTCGGTGAAGGCGAAGAAGGTAACAAAGCCTTTAAACGCTATGCCAAAGCAGCAGAAAAAGCGCTAATGAAAACCATGGGCAAAGTGGGCCTGTGTACCGTTGAGAGCTACAGCTGCGGCGAGTTCTTCGAGCCTAACTTCCTGAATACCGACGATCCGGTATTGAAAAAGTATTTCCCGAATATCAAAACCCCCGTTGGCGGCGCCGGCTTCCCGGCTATCGCCCAAATGGCGGTCGACTGGCATCAAAGTGCGCTGAAAATTCAGGGCGAAGCGGAAGTCCCCTTGCTCGGCCTGTTCAAAGAGCGTGCTGAAGGTGCTGGCCATTCTTACGGCACCATTGCGGTACGCACCTTCATTGATATGACGGAGCAGCCGATTCGCTTTGCTAACAAAGAGCGCGAAGAGGACAACTTTATTCGCCTGATGACGCTGGCTAAACTGGATAACGCTTTCAATATCAAAGCGGAAGCCTTTAAAGACAGCAGCTTCGAGCGCATCCCGAATGATGTTATCGATAACTTTGCCATCACGCCCGATTACCGTCAGTTCTCCAGCCTGATGCATGCCGAGCGTAAACGTCGTCCTGCGGCGCTGCGGGACATCCTCGCGCTGCCTTGCGATTTGACGCACGTGGATAGCGAAGCGGAATTCGGCCGTAAGCTGGGCCGCTACTCGCTGGTTAACAACGGCTTCGCGACGCGCGGCCTGAAGTGTGAAGCGGTAAATGGCAGCCTGAATCAGTTCGAGCTGCGCCTGATCGATGCGATTGCTGGCCTGAAGCCAGAGAATGAGCGCCTCGAAGCACTGTCGCGTGCGTTGAAAACGCGCTTCAGCGACGATATCGAAAGCAGCAATGTGGCAGATGGCGTTCTGCACATCACCGCTTACGGCAAAGCTGCGGATTATCTGTCGCTGATCTTCACTGCGCTGCCCTCGCTGCCGCTGGAAGAGATTCAACCGGCACACGAAATTACCCGTACCTTTGCTTCCGGTGCCATGAGCCACGGTGCGTTGGTAGCGCCTGCGCACGAAGCGGTGGCGCACGGTACCAACATGGTGGGCGGCATGAGTAACTGCGGCGAAGGTGGCGAACACTATTCACGCCACGGCACCATCCGCGCCTCACGCATTAAACAGCTGGCGTCTGGACGTTTCGGCGTGTGGGCAGCTTATCTGGCCGACCCAATGCTGGAAGAGCTGGAGATCAAAATCGGCCAGGGCGCGAAGCCAGGTGAAGGCGGCCAGCTGCCAGCACCAAAAGTGACCGTTGAGATCGCGGCAGCCCGTGGTGGTACACCAGGCGTTGAGCTGGTTTCACCACCGCCGCACCACGACACTTACTCTATCGAGGATTTGGCTCAGCTGATCCACGACTGCAAAGCCGCGCGCGTGCGCGTCATTGTGAAACTGGTGTCATCCGAAGGCATCGGCACCATCGCCGTGGGCGTGGCGAAAGCCGGCGCGGACGTGATTAACGTGGCGGGTAACACCGGCGGTACCGGTGCAGCATCGGTCACCAGCCTGAAATATACCGGTCGCGTAGCGGAAATCGGCATCGCTGAAGTACACCAGGCGCTGTGCGCCAATGGCCTGCGCGACAAAGTGCAGCTGCGCTGCTCCGGCGCACAGCAGACCGGCAGTGATGTGATCAAATCTGCCCTGCTCGGCGGCGACAGCTTCGAGTTCGGTACCACCGCGCTGATGATGCTGAAATGCGTGATGGCGAAAAACTGTAACGTTAAATGCCCGGCCGGTTTAACCACCAACGCCGAAGCTTTTGATGGCGATCCGCGTCAGCTGGCGCAGTACTTCATCAACGTGGCGCAGGAAGTGCGTGAGTTCCTTGCTCGCCTCGGTCTGCGTTCACTGCGCGAAGCACGTGGCCGTTCTGATCTGCTGCATTTGATGGATCACCCGCTTGAAGTCGGCAAACTGGATCTGCGCGCCATGTTAACCGTGGTGCCAGAGCAAAAAATTGCTAAGCCGGTCTATCTGGAAAAAGATTTTGAGCTGGATGATGGCTGGGTCAATGAGCTGAAAACCCAGCTGGTTGGCGAGGCAAGCCGTGAAATCGCGCTGGGCGCGGGCATCACGCTGAACAACCGTAACAAGAGCGTGGGTGGACAGCTGGCAATTGATATCGAGCGCATGCTGAACCACGAGCTCACTAAAGAGCAGCTGGCAGCGCTGCCTGCGGTGCTGAAAGATGACCGCGGTCGTCACTATCTGGCGCCAGCCACCGTGCTGATTAACACCAGTGGTTCTGCCGGCCAGTCGTTCGGCGCATTCTGCAACGACGGCATGCAGCTGAAACATTACGGCACCTGTAACGATGGCGTGGGCAAAGGTCAGTGTGGCGGCGAGCTGGTGGTGATGTCACCGGGCGGCGGCGCACAGGATAGCGATGGCAACGTCTTGATCGGTAACTTCGCCCTGTTTGGTGCCACCGGTGGTCGTCTGTTCGTACAGGGCCAGGCGGGTGACCGCTTCGCGGTGCGTAACTCTGGTGCCACCGCCGTGGTTGAAGGCGTCGGCGACTTCTGCTGTGAATACATGACCAACGGCGCCATCCTTAACCTTGGCACCTTCGGTAAAGGCTTTGGCAACGGCATGAGCGGCGGTTTCGCCTACCAGTACGATCCTTATGGATCGCTGGCGGCACATGCAGCCGGTGATTCAGTCCTGTTTGGCTCCATCGCCGATGAAGATGAAATGGCGCAGGTGCATAAGCAAGCGGTGCTAACCATGCTGAACTGGCATCTGGAAGCGACCCAGTCACCGCGCGCTGCCTGGCTGCTGGAGAACTGGGAAACCGAGTGCCACCACTTTGTTTACGTGATGCCACGTTCGCTGCTGCTGTATCAGGATGGCACCGAAATCCTGAAAGCAAAATCGCGTAAAGATCTGCTCGAAGAGCTGTCGACGTCGCTGGCTGCGCATCAGGTCGCTAAATTCAAATCGGCGTGGCGTGACGGTAAAACCATCGCCAACGGTGCCGTACCGGCCTACGGCGCGACCGATACGCTTGAGATGTTTGTGCTGCTGAATAACTACACCGTGCTGAGCCTCGCGCAGCAGCTGGCGTTGGGCAAACTGCCAAAAGGTACGGCGGTGGAAGATCCGGCCGTTGAGAAAGCCGTGCGTAATCTGCTGATGACCGAAGATTTCGCGCTGATAAGCAAGCTACAACGTCATGCGCGCTCTGCGATTGAAAGCTATAGCGATGACGAGCTGGCAAGCCTGATCGCCGCTAAACGTATGGCGGATTATAAAGCGGCATTGACGCAACGTAACATTCGCTCCATGGACAGCCTGGCGACGTATGGCTGGATCATTTATCAGGATGCCTGCAACCGTGAGGTTCTTGGCCATCTGCCTGATTTCGAAGAGCTGTTTGCACGTGCTGCACTGCCAGAAATCGCTGCTGCGGTCGGGAAACTTTCCTGA
- a CDS encoding sulfite reductase subunit alpha — translation MKIPYIPEDAPFNGEQKYWLAGFLAGLHSRLLVLEDKQSAPAAGANTQLHILFGSQTGNAEALSQTAAKAARAKGLVPVVQALGEVDLDVFATMRHVLIVTSTYGEGEMPDNAQLFWQAISASTAPRLEQMHFAVLAIGDTGYDGFCQAGKFIDMRLEQLGAKRVADRIDCDIDFEEPSSEWIGTAMPQFAASAGSSGTALESAPEAPVIPGSNKQNPYAAALATNKRLSAEESAKDIRHFEFDLTDSGLKYEAGDALGVIPVNDAALVSLLLAELKADYETPVPGFDRNLGDLLTHQFEISEPSRKLIEWVGQHTTNQELRHVLQHDDKDTLAVWLWGKDTLDLLQLELTCSLSVPEFVAMLRPLQHRAYSISSSSKAHPNQVHLTIASVRYHSGGRERKGVCSTYLAERVRRGEKPAIFISPNKAFRVPANGNAPLIMVGPGTGIAPFRAFLQERQATGAQGKNWLFFGDQHQAHDYIYEEELSAWQENGLLTNLDLAFSRDQEEKIYVQNRMLEKGAELYAWLQDGAYFYVCGDASRMAKDVDAALYEVVRQFGGLSSERAAAYIDQLKKDKRYLRDVY, via the coding sequence ATGAAAATTCCTTACATTCCTGAAGATGCACCGTTTAACGGTGAGCAGAAATATTGGCTGGCGGGTTTTCTCGCCGGTCTCCACTCGCGCCTGCTGGTATTAGAAGACAAGCAGAGCGCACCGGCTGCCGGTGCCAACACGCAGCTGCATATCCTGTTCGGTTCACAAACCGGTAATGCCGAAGCGCTGTCGCAAACTGCCGCTAAAGCCGCGCGTGCCAAAGGTTTGGTGCCGGTGGTTCAGGCTCTGGGCGAAGTGGATCTGGATGTGTTCGCCACTATGCGTCACGTGCTGATCGTCACCTCGACTTATGGCGAAGGCGAAATGCCGGACAACGCCCAGCTGTTTTGGCAGGCGATTTCAGCCAGCACCGCACCGCGTCTGGAGCAGATGCACTTTGCAGTACTGGCGATTGGGGACACCGGCTACGACGGTTTCTGCCAGGCGGGTAAATTCATCGATATGCGTCTGGAACAGCTCGGTGCGAAACGCGTGGCCGATCGTATCGACTGCGATATTGATTTCGAAGAGCCGTCCAGCGAGTGGATTGGCACGGCAATGCCGCAGTTTGCCGCCAGCGCAGGCAGCAGCGGAACTGCACTTGAGAGCGCACCTGAAGCACCGGTCATTCCGGGCAGCAATAAGCAGAACCCTTATGCTGCCGCATTGGCGACCAATAAGCGCCTGTCGGCTGAGGAGTCGGCTAAAGATATTCGTCACTTTGAATTCGATCTCACCGACAGTGGTTTGAAATATGAAGCCGGCGATGCGCTGGGCGTGATCCCGGTGAACGACGCGGCGTTGGTTTCACTGCTGCTGGCCGAACTGAAAGCGGATTACGAAACGCCGGTGCCAGGCTTTGATCGCAACCTTGGCGATCTGCTGACGCACCAGTTCGAAATCTCTGAGCCATCACGCAAACTGATTGAGTGGGTTGGACAGCACACCACCAACCAGGAATTGCGTCACGTTTTGCAGCACGACGACAAAGATACTCTCGCCGTTTGGCTGTGGGGCAAAGATACGCTGGATCTGCTGCAGCTTGAGCTGACGTGCAGCCTCTCAGTGCCGGAATTCGTTGCCATGCTGCGCCCACTGCAGCACCGTGCGTACTCCATCTCGTCGAGCTCGAAAGCGCATCCAAATCAGGTGCATCTGACCATCGCTTCCGTGCGCTATCACAGCGGCGGCCGTGAGCGTAAAGGCGTGTGCTCAACCTACCTGGCTGAACGTGTTCGTCGTGGCGAAAAGCCGGCGATCTTCATTTCGCCCAACAAAGCGTTCCGCGTGCCGGCAAATGGCAATGCTCCGCTGATCATGGTGGGTCCAGGCACCGGCATCGCCCCGTTCCGCGCGTTCCTGCAGGAACGTCAGGCAACCGGCGCGCAAGGTAAAAACTGGTTGTTCTTCGGCGACCAGCATCAAGCACATGATTACATCTATGAAGAAGAGCTGAGTGCGTGGCAGGAGAATGGCCTGCTGACAAACCTCGATCTCGCCTTCTCACGCGATCAGGAAGAGAAGATTTACGTGCAGAATCGCATGCTGGAGAAAGGCGCGGAGCTATACGCCTGGCTGCAGGATGGCGCCTACTTCTACGTGTGTGGCGATGCCTCACGTATGGCGAAAGATGTGGATGCCGCACTGTATGAAGTGGTTCGTCAGTTCGGCGGCTTGTCCAGCGAGCGTGCGGCAGCCTACATTGATCAGCTGAAGAAAGATAAACGCTACCTGCGTGACGTCTACTAA
- the sspB gene encoding ClpXP protease specificity-enhancing factor: MEMSQLTARRPYLLRAFYDWLLDNQLTPHLVVDINLPGVQVPLQYARDGQIVLNIAPRAVGNLDLANDEVRFNARFGGVPRQVSVPMAAVLAIYARENGAGTMFEPEPAYELATEDQDGSGQEETMMSVIDGDRPDDATDDDHSPDDEPPPPRGGRPSLRVVK; the protein is encoded by the coding sequence ATGGAAATGTCGCAACTAACGGCGCGTCGTCCCTATCTACTGCGTGCATTCTATGACTGGTTGCTTGATAACCAGCTGACGCCGCATTTGGTGGTCGACATTAATCTGCCTGGTGTGCAGGTGCCGCTGCAATATGCGCGCGATGGGCAGATTGTTCTGAACATCGCGCCACGTGCGGTAGGCAATCTTGACCTCGCTAATGATGAAGTGCGTTTCAATGCGCGCTTTGGTGGCGTACCGCGTCAGGTCTCTGTGCCGATGGCTGCGGTTCTGGCAATTTACGCCCGTGAAAACGGTGCTGGCACCATGTTCGAACCGGAACCGGCTTATGAGCTGGCGACGGAAGATCAGGATGGTAGTGGTCAGGAAGAGACGATGATGTCTGTGATTGATGGCGATCGTCCGGATGATGCGACTGATGACGATCACTCGCCAGATGATGAGCCGCCGCCGCCGCGTGGCGGACGACCTTCACTCCGCGTAGTGAAATAA
- the sspA gene encoding stringent starvation protein SspA has product MAVAANKRSVMTLFSGPTDIFSHQVRIVLAEKGVSVEIEQVETDNLPQDLIDLNPYRTVPTLVDRELTLYESRIIMEYLDERFPHPPLMPVYPVARGESRLMMHRIEQDWYSLMRTIETANGAEADAARKQLREELLAIAPLFARTPFFMSEEFSLVDCYLAPLLWRLPQMGVDLSGAGSKELKGYMTRVFERDSFLASLTEAEREMRLQARG; this is encoded by the coding sequence ATGGCTGTCGCTGCCAACAAACGTTCGGTAATGACGCTGTTTTCTGGTCCGACTGACATTTTCAGCCATCAAGTACGCATTGTACTGGCTGAGAAGGGCGTCAGCGTGGAGATCGAGCAGGTTGAAACGGATAACCTGCCGCAGGATCTGATTGACCTCAACCCGTATCGCACAGTACCTACGCTGGTCGACCGTGAACTGACGCTGTACGAATCACGCATCATCATGGAATACCTCGATGAGCGTTTCCCGCATCCACCGCTGATGCCGGTTTATCCGGTTGCGCGTGGTGAAAGTCGTCTGATGATGCACCGCATTGAGCAGGATTGGTATAGCCTGATGCGCACCATCGAAACTGCCAATGGTGCAGAAGCCGATGCAGCGCGTAAGCAACTGCGTGAAGAGCTGCTGGCAATTGCGCCACTGTTTGCACGTACGCCTTTCTTCATGAGCGAAGAGTTCAGCCTGGTAGATTGCTATCTGGCACCGCTGCTGTGGCGTCTGCCGCAGATGGGTGTGGATCTGTCTGGCGCAGGTTCTAAAGAGCTGAAAGGCTACATGACGCGCGTATTTGAACGTGACTCTTTCCTTGCGTCACTGACAGAAGCAGAACGTGAAATGCGCCTGCAAGCTCGGGGCTAA
- the rpsI gene encoding 30S ribosomal protein S9, whose translation MAETQNYGTGRRKSSAARVFIKPGSGNIVINQRSLEQYFGRETARMVVRQPLELVDMVGKFDLYITVKGGGISGQAGAIRHGITRALMEYDESLRSELRKAGFVTRDAREVERKKVGLRKARRRPQFSKR comes from the coding sequence ATGGCTGAAACTCAAAACTACGGCACTGGTCGCCGCAAAAGCTCTGCCGCTCGCGTCTTCATCAAGCCGGGTAGCGGTAACATCGTAATTAACCAGCGCTCTTTGGAGCAGTATTTCGGTCGCGAGACTGCACGCATGGTCGTGCGTCAGCCGCTGGAACTGGTTGATATGGTTGGTAAATTTGACCTGTACATCACCGTTAAAGGTGGTGGTATTTCTGGTCAGGCTGGTGCGATCCGTCACGGTATCACACGCGCTCTGATGGAGTACGACGAGTCTCTGCGTTCTGAACTGCGTAAAGCGGGCTTCGTTACCCGTGATGCACGTGAAGTTGAACGTAAGAAAGTCGGCCTGCGTAAAGCACGTCGTCGTCCACAGTTCTCCAAGCGTTAA
- the rplM gene encoding 50S ribosomal protein L13 — translation MKTFTAKPETVQRDWYVVDATGKTLGRLATELARRLRGKHKAEYTPHVDTGDYIIVLNAEKVAVTGNKRTDKIYYHHTGHIGGIKQATFAEMIERRPERVIEIAVKGMLPKGPLGRAMYRKLKVYAGNEHNHAAQQPQVLDI, via the coding sequence ATGAAAACTTTTACAGCTAAACCAGAAACCGTACAGCGTGACTGGTATGTTGTTGACGCAACGGGCAAAACCTTGGGTCGCCTGGCGACTGAACTGGCGCGCCGTCTGCGTGGTAAGCACAAAGCGGAATACACTCCGCACGTTGATACCGGTGATTACATCATCGTTCTGAACGCAGAAAAAGTTGCTGTAACCGGCAACAAGCGTACTGACAAGATTTACTATCACCACACTGGCCACATCGGTGGTATCAAGCAGGCGACCTTTGCAGAGATGATCGAGCGCCGTCCTGAGCGTGTGATTGAAATCGCGGTTAAAGGCATGCTGCCGAAAGGCCCACTGGGTCGTGCTATGTACCGTAAACTGAAAGTTTACGCAGGCAACGAGCACAACCACGCGGCGCAGCAACCGCAAGTTCTTGACATTTAA
- the zapE gene encoding cell division protein ZapE codes for MQTSSPLARYEQALSQGEFRPDDVQREAITRLDAIQQGLIARQQHVEPAAKGLFGRLSKMMNKEKSASDAPVRGLYMWGGVGRGKTWVMDLFFQSIPGDRKLRLHFHRFMLRVHQELTQLQGHSDPLLIVADRFKAETDILCFDEFFVSDITDAMLLGTLMEALFARGISLVATSNIPPDELYRNGLQRARFLPAIEQIKRHCEVMNVDAGIDYRLRTLTSAHLWNFPLSDATHAEMERMFRALSGKAREDAPVLEINHRQMPTLGVHDGVLAINFLTLCGEGRSQHDYIELSRRFHSVLLYDVPVMIYKTEDQARRFLALVDEFYERHVKLVVAAETSLFEIYQGTRLKFEYQRCLSRLQEMQSEEYLRLPHLP; via the coding sequence ATGCAAACCTCATCTCCGCTTGCACGCTATGAGCAAGCGCTGTCGCAGGGCGAGTTTCGCCCGGATGACGTACAACGAGAAGCGATTACCCGCTTAGATGCCATCCAGCAAGGATTGATTGCTCGCCAGCAACATGTTGAACCGGCAGCAAAAGGCCTGTTTGGACGTCTGTCTAAGATGATGAATAAAGAGAAAAGTGCGAGTGATGCTCCGGTGCGCGGCCTCTATATGTGGGGTGGTGTAGGACGCGGTAAAACCTGGGTGATGGATCTGTTTTTTCAGTCAATTCCTGGCGACCGCAAACTGCGTCTGCATTTTCACCGCTTTATGCTGCGCGTCCATCAGGAGCTGACGCAGCTGCAGGGCCACAGCGATCCGCTGCTGATTGTCGCTGACCGCTTTAAAGCTGAAACCGACATTCTCTGTTTTGATGAGTTTTTTGTTTCGGATATCACCGATGCCATGCTGCTCGGCACGCTGATGGAGGCACTGTTTGCCCGCGGCATCTCGCTGGTGGCAACCTCAAATATTCCGCCGGATGAACTCTATCGCAATGGCTTGCAGCGGGCGCGCTTCCTGCCCGCCATTGAACAAATCAAGCGTCATTGCGAAGTGATGAACGTTGATGCCGGTATCGATTACCGTTTGCGTACTCTGACTTCAGCGCACTTGTGGAATTTCCCGCTGAGCGATGCCACCCATGCTGAAATGGAGCGCATGTTCCGTGCGCTGTCCGGTAAAGCGCGTGAGGATGCGCCGGTGCTGGAGATTAACCATCGTCAGATGCCGACGCTCGGCGTGCATGACGGCGTGCTGGCGATTAATTTCCTGACTCTCTGTGGCGAAGGGCGCAGCCAACACGACTATATTGAGCTCTCGCGCCGATTTCACAGCGTCTTGCTGTATGATGTGCCGGTGATGATTTATAAGACCGAAGATCAGGCGCGTCGCTTCCTCGCGCTGGTTGATGAATTCTATGAACGCCACGTGAAACTGGTCGTGGCGGCGGAAACGTCGCTGTTTGAAATTTATCAGGGCACACGCTTGAAGTTCGAGTATCAACGCTGCTTGTCGCGTTTGCAGGAGATGCAGAGCGAAGAGTATTTGCGTCTGCCGCATCTGCCCTGA
- the zapG gene encoding Z-ring associated protein ZapG: MTWEYGLIGLVIGIIVGAVVMRFGNKKLREQRSMQYELEKSKAELADYREELTNHFARSAELLDNMAHDYRQLYQHMAKGSNDLLPNLPGEKNPFAYQLTEAEADNDQAPVQMPRDYSEGASGLLRGSDRTPRK; this comes from the coding sequence ATGACCTGGGAATACGGGCTGATTGGTTTAGTGATTGGCATTATTGTCGGCGCGGTAGTGATGCGTTTTGGCAACAAGAAGCTGCGTGAGCAGCGTAGCATGCAGTATGAGCTGGAAAAATCGAAGGCTGAGCTGGCGGATTACCGCGAGGAGCTCACCAACCACTTTGCACGCAGCGCTGAGCTGCTGGACAACATGGCGCATGATTACCGCCAGCTGTATCAGCACATGGCGAAGGGATCTAACGATCTGCTGCCAAATCTGCCGGGCGAGAAAAACCCGTTTGCCTACCAGCTAACGGAAGCCGAAGCGGATAACGATCAGGCGCCGGTACAAATGCCGCGCGATTACTCTGAAGGTGCTTCCGGCCTGTTACGGGGTAGCGATCGCACACCGCGTAAATAA